The Halarchaeum grantii nucleotide sequence ATGACCGCGCCCTGCACGTAGACGATGTCCGTGTCGTCGGCGCTGTAGACGATCGGCGTTATCTCCCGCGACACCGAGGCGTTCGGGCCGGCGCTGACGTTCACGGTGACGGGGTCACCGGGGCCGATGCGCGCGTCCGAGAGCTTGATCTCGGTCGCCCGTGCGGGAGCGCCGCGATGGAGGACGTCGTCGGCGTTCGAGTCGAGGACGTCGAACGCGACTTCGGCGTTCGAGAGGCGCTCGGCGTCGCGCGCGTCCTGCAGGCCGGAGAGCCCGGTGGTGTAGACGGCGCCGACGGTGCCGATGATGAGTCCGAAGACGAGGACGAAGCCGACGACGTCGCTGACGCCGCGCTCGCCCGCCTCAAGGCGGAGGTGACGGCCGGGCCGGTCAGCCATCGCGCACCTCCAGTTCGTCGCCGTCGGCGACGACGCGCAGCGAGCCACCGGCGTACGTGGTGTTACGCGCGAGGCCGTGTTCGAGGTGGATGGTGCGCGAGACGGTGACGTCCGCTCTGGGCGCGGTGAGGACGACGCGAACCTCGCCGCCGGCCGGTCCGGGGTCGCCGACGTGGACGGTGTAGGAGCGACCGACGACGCGGGCGGGGAGCGGCGCGTCGACGGCGACGAACCCCGCGTCCGTCTGCGTGAGGAGGCGGTCCGCAGTCGCGAGGTCGTTCGCGAAGCGGTCGCCGATGACTTGGAGTTCGGTGTCGACGGCGCGCTCGCGCTGATCACCGACGAAGCCGGACGCCGCGATGAGGAGGCCGGTGACGACGAGGAGCGCGATGCCGATGTTCAGGACGTAGCCGACGACGGTGGCGACGCCGCGTCGGTCGTCGCGCCCTACATCCGCCATACGACCACCTCCACGTCGACGACGTTGTAGACCCCCGAGTTCGGCGCGGCGTCGGGCGCGAAATACGTGACGTCGCCGACCGCGTCAGGGCTCGCGCCGTCCGACGCGGCGACACGGTCGCCGTCGTAGAGCGTCACGGACCGACTTGCGCTCACGGCGTTCTCAGTCGGTTCGCCGTTGTAGACGAACCGCCGCGTGCGGCGGTCCTCGCCGTTCGCGCCGAGGTAGACGAACCGGACGTTGTACGCGATACCCGTCCCCGCGAACGTCTGGTTCAACCGGTCGAGCAGCGCGAGGTCGCTCGTCGGCCCGCTCCCGACGTAGAAGCCGCGTTCGCCCGACCCGGCGAAGCGCGCGCTCGAGGCGTTCCAGTGGAGGGTGGACTCGCGGAGCGCGGACGATCCGACGGTGGTGAGGACGCCGTGGGCGGCGGCGCGCTCTTGGGTCTCGATGTGCTGGTTCGCCGTCGACGCCGTCAGCGGCGTCACGGCCGTCATCTGGAGCGCGAGCACGATGCTCGTCACGACGAGGAGCGCCGCCGTGACGCCCTCAAGCGTGTGCGCCTGCCCGCGGTCGGAGGACGTCACCAGACGGTCACCCGGAGGTCGGCGTGGTCGCCCTGATAGGTGACGACGCGCCACGCGCCCGACGTCGACGCGGTCGAAGGTGGCGTCGGCCCGCGACTCGCTATCGTCCCGCCGCTCTCGTTCGTGAGTGTGACGTTCGCGTCCATCAGCGGCGGAACGTCGAGTGTCGGGCCGTCGAGGTTCAGGGGTTCGCGGAGCGTGTAGGGGTCGCCCTCGACCGCGAGGTCCTGTTGGACGAGGTCGTCGGCGACGCGGTTCGCGACGACGGGCGCGGACTCCTGACCGCTTGCGAACGGCGTGATGAGGCCGGGGACGAAGGAGAAGGCGAACGCGACCGTGAGCAGGAAGACGCTCGCGCCGACGGCGAAGTCGATGGTGGTCTGGGCTCTCTCACTCATGGCTCTAGATGAAGGTGAAGACGACGAGCGCGACCGTCGGGAGGATGACGGCGAACTTCACGCCGCTGAGGAGGTCGGCGTCGCGGATGTAGCCGGCGATGAACCCCGAGAGGACGCCCTGAATGGTGACGGCGTGGAAGAACATCATGTTCAGCTTCTGGGTGTCGATGCCCCCGCCGAAGCTCATGCTCCCACCGCCCGCCTGCGAGGCCGCCCCGCCGCCCCCGCTCGCCTGCGAGGCGAGGCCCGCCATCACGTCGAGGAAACGCACCTTCAGAATCGCCATGACGGCGAGCAGGGTGAGGTAGGTCATCATGATGATGACGACCTGCATCCGGGTGCGCGACTTGCGCTCGCGCTCGATGTCGTCCTGGTTCTCGGAGGCCTGCGCGGCCGTCGTCAGTACGGCGGATATCTGTGAGGAGGCTTCTTGGGCCTTGCTGACGAGCTTGACGGTGCGCGCGAGGCGCGGAATGTGGTACTTGTTGTTGAACTCGACGAGCGCGTCGCGCAGGCTCGTCCCGTAATTCACCTTCGCGTAGACGATCTTGAACTCCTCGCTGAGCTTCCCCGACGACGTGTCGGAGACGGTCTTGATGGATTCGAGGAGTGTGAGGCCGGTGTCGTTCGCGGAGGAGAGCTTGCGGAGGTCGTCGGAGAGCTTGTTCGTGATGCGGTGGCGCGAGCGCTCGTTCCACTCGCGGAACACG carries:
- a CDS encoding DUF7289 family protein produces the protein MADRPGRHLRLEAGERGVSDVVGFVLVFGLIIGTVGAVYTTGLSGLQDARDAERLSNAEVAFDVLDSNADDVLHRGAPARATEIKLSDARIGPGDPVTVNVSAGPNASVSREITPIVYSADDTDIVYVQGAVIRSQRSGGVMLRPSGIRTGERALFPIVDTYFPVGTTVGGQTRALVRFRVPTPSDRAVRTLTTATNDTVTVTVQTSRTDPWRRHLDAYDNTTCDGDAANDTVTCEFSGVETAVVPVTTVHVRVA
- a CDS encoding DUF7266 family protein, coding for MADVGRDDRRGVATVVGYVLNIGIALLVVTGLLIAASGFVGDQRERAVDTELQVIGDRFANDLATADRLLTQTDAGFVAVDAPLPARVVGRSYTVHVGDPGPAGGEVRVVLTAPRADVTVSRTIHLEHGLARNTTYAGGSLRVVADGDELEVRDG
- a CDS encoding DUF7288 family protein, encoding MTSSDRGQAHTLEGVTAALLVVTSIVLALQMTAVTPLTASTANQHIETQERAAAHGVLTTVGSSALRESTLHWNASSARFAGSGERGFYVGSGPTSDLALLDRLNQTFAGTGIAYNVRFVYLGANGEDRRTRRFVYNGEPTENAVSASRSVTLYDGDRVAASDGASPDAVGDVTYFAPDAAPNSGVYNVVDVEVVVWRM
- a CDS encoding DUF7287 family protein — its product is MSERAQTTIDFAVGASVFLLTVAFAFSFVPGLITPFASGQESAPVVANRVADDLVQQDLAVEGDPYTLREPLNLDGPTLDVPPLMDANVTLTNESGGTIASRGPTPPSTASTSGAWRVVTYQGDHADLRVTVW